A window of Mangifera indica cultivar Alphonso chromosome 11, CATAS_Mindica_2.1, whole genome shotgun sequence contains these coding sequences:
- the LOC123228927 gene encoding uncharacterized protein LOC123228927 has translation MSLACLVCHNVESPSHSFRSYSVSSSDNEGRCLAIANCLARKALPAPRSASSIGSSSKVTPQPCIQGSMGMEGTPRLVRSCAVRRDIVRDWNFDELATDR, from the coding sequence ATGAGTCTAGCATGTCTAGTGTGCCATAACGTCGAAAGTCCATCACACTCCTTCAGGAGTTATTCCGTTTCAAGTTCAGACAATGAAGGGAGATGTTTGGCCATAGCCAACTGCTTAGCCAGGAAAGCTCTTCCAGCTCCAAGATCAGCTTCTTCAATAGGGTCCTCATCCAAAGTCACCCCACAGCCCTGTATTCAAGGCAGCATGGGAATGGAAGGCACTCCACGGCTAGTCCGGAGTTGTGCAGTGAGAAGGGACATTGTTCGAGACTGGAATTTTGATGAGTTGGCAACAGACCGTTAA